CCTTATTTCAGGCGAAACAGAAATCCTTGGCGCACCATTAGGCGTTGGAGAAATAGTTGTGATTAGAGATGGAAAATGCACCCCCTTCTACGTTAAGAAAGAATCCTCTTTTGACATAACACGCGCAGAAGATTCAGTAGTTGAAGAAGTTGATGGCGACACTATTCCTGCGTCGTGGCAGAAGGCGGCAGAAGAAATCCTTACTTTGGAAAGGCCAACAGTTGTTATGATCATGGGCGAAGTGGACTCTGGAAAGACAAGTCTTTGTACGTTCTTAGCTAACAGAGCCCTCGAAGCAAAGTTGACAGTAGCCATTGTTGACGCGGACTTGGGGCAATCAGATATAGGACCACCCACTACAATAGGCCTAGCTTACATAAACAGACCTATAAAAGACCTATTTTATGCCAAGGCGAACGATCTACAGTTTATTGGCCTTACAAACCCGAGTGGCGCAGAGGAACACGTTGTCCACTGTATCGCTGATTTCAAAAATCGGGCTCTCGGAAGAATTAAGGACTTTCTGTTAATAAACACTGATGGGTGGATTGAAGGCGAAGCGGCTATTCGATACAAAGTCATGCTAGCAGAAGCAGTTGCGCCTAATGTAGTTGCTGGGATAGAACAAGAAGAGAAGCTTGCCCCCATATTAGGTAAGCTTAAAATCCCCGTTTTAGCCGTGGAACCTTCCACTGCCGTC
Above is a window of Candidatus Bathyarchaeota archaeon DNA encoding:
- a CDS encoding Clp1/GlmU family protein — translated: MIKEIKTDKTLLVNGPASVHLISGETEILGAPLGVGEIVVIRDGKCTPFYVKKESSFDITRAEDSVVEEVDGDTIPASWQKAAEEILTLERPTVVMIMGEVDSGKTSLCTFLANRALEAKLTVAIVDADLGQSDIGPPTTIGLAYINRPIKDLFYAKANDLQFIGLTNPSGAEEHVVHCIADFKNRALGRIKDFLLINTDGWIEGEAAIRYKVMLAEAVAPNVVAGIEQEEKLAPILGKLKIPVLAVEPSTAVRKRDRERRKTLRELSYKKYLRNAKVETFPLNWIKIEGIHVSPSLFLTNERLRRIEETLGIRPVFCEETVEAIWIVLKRNQMLDFEKLYRAEEVFKKKVKVMQKGDEKGLIVGLHNEENKFLGLGVVCGIDYRRNVMKVYTPVTQAVTTIRIGNVRLDDAFREIGTKVTLWT